The genomic segment CGTATTTGCAATGAAGGCATTCGCGGCCCGTAGCCGCGATGAGGACGACCTTCGCGCACTCGCGTCGATCATCGGTATATCGACGCTCAAGGCAGCGCTCGATATATGTGTTCAGTTCTTCCCTGACGAAGGCCTTTCGCCCAGGTCGCAAGCCATGCTTGAAGATCTGTTCTCCTCCTGATCACGTGAAGCGCGTGCAGTTCTGTCGGCGTGTACGACAGGCGCCGCACTTGACTGGCTGTGGTCACACCCCTGGTTACAGTGATGATCAGATTCTCCGGTATTGGGCGAAAGTTGGTGGCACTGCGGTGCCGTTCTGTCCTAATCTGAGTATTTAAAGGCACCTGCTGGCAGTGCTTAACCGAATTGTGACGCGACTGGGGGTCAAGGGGTCGCAGGTTCAAATCCTGTCAGCCCGACCGAGGTATTACACGAGGTCAGGTGCCGGGTCTTCGGTTACATGAGGATCCGGCCCTGGCTTCGGTGGGGACCACTTGGGGACCAGGACCGTCCGACGGTCGCTGAGCGGTAGTCCGCTACGGGGCCAGGAGGGTGCGTGCCGGAGTTCGAGGTCGAGGTCGACCCGAACCATGAGCACCTGGCCGAGATTTGCTTGATGTATTGGAGCACTACCGACGATGGTGCGTTCACCCACACGGTCAAGCATCTAGCGGACCTCTTTGGCGAGCCTTCGCATAGAATCAGCAAGATCGTTAGTAAAGCGTGTTTCGCCCGATCACTTCAACGTTGCTGTAGTGGATGCGAGCGAGGCTTTATTTACCGTTCTCGTGCACAATGGACGTCGGGTACACGCTATACGCCTGGTCGGTGTGAATCGTGCATTCAGGGCGAGCGACGACGGCTGGCGGAAGCACGCGAGCGAGCGGACGCAGAGCTGGTGGCCGCTATCCGGCGGCGGCACCAAGTCAGGGACGACGAGTCGTCAATACGTGCGGAAGATCTAGATATGCCGGCAGCCTTCGCCCTTGCCGCGCTGCTTGAGGACGCGGAAGAAGTCACCGAAGGTATTACTACGCCGGTTGTCGCCCGCGATGACCAACTAAGTCCAAGTTTGAATATGACGCGTCGTTAGTTAGCTCGTTGATCGACCAAGGGCTGTTGCGGGTGCACCCGTCGTCAACCTCAGACTCCTTCACTCGGAAAGAAGACGGGTCCCTCGGCGACGAGATTTATACCATGCGCGCCCCGTACTACATTCGAGGCGCTGGACCGCTCAACCTGCGCGTTGCCACCTATATAAGTAATTTCGCAAGCGTTTCGCCTCGCGAAAACTGGTCTGACCATTGGACTGATCAGTTCTCTGCCTTCTGGTTCGATGTGGCGGTGGCAGAGTGTAAGGCGTACCTGGTCTATATGCTCGATCGCCACGGCCTAGCATTCACGCCGGGGCAGAAGACGGACGACGTATTCCGGCGCGCTCTCAAGTGGTACTCGATCGGCCAAATGTACCGCTTCATCTGGAGGGCGGCCAAGGAGAGTGCTGCCTACTTCGCCCGCGAGCAGGTAACTGCGAAGCAGGCGGCTAACAGTGCCGTCACTAGGATCGTCGGATGCTCGACGGGTCGACTCGCAGCATCTTCGCCAACTCTTCCGTAGTGATCAGTTCGGCGTCGGTCGGGGCGGCAGGCTCGGCGCCATTTAACAGCCTGAGTCGCATGGTGAGTGCCTCCGTGGAGAGCGGGTCTGGGCCGCGCAGAACGGCCCTCGCGTCCGTTCTGCGTATGGGGTAGTTCAATTGGACGTGGGAGTGAATCCGTCTCAGCGGGCGTCTGAGCCGCCCGCTGAGAACGTTGTGGAGCCAAGATCTGAGCGTTCCTAGGGTGGTTGGATACGCCAGTTCGGCAGGGTGAATCTCAGCGGCCCGGCTTCGGGCTCGATCGTTGGACCCCCGTCCGTACGGCTTGTCGGGGGTGCTGGTGGAGGGGTCAAGCCGTACAAGCCGTACGCGACCTTCGTTTCCGCAGCTCAGACTGCGTACGGCTTGCAGGGGCCGCGTACGGCTAAGCCGTACGCGAGGCCGTCCGGTACGGCTTAGCCGCCAGGGTGGATTGTGCACGGACTGGCCTTGACCTGCGGTGATGCGGTTCTGCGGAGATCGCGTACGGCTTGGTGCGCGTACGGCTTGCCGGGGTGCTGGTGAAGGGGTCAAGCCGTACAAGCCGTACGCGATCTCCGTTTCCGCAGCTCACACCGTGTACGGCTTGCAAGGGCCGCGTACGGCTAAGCCGTACGCGACTGGTAGGCGGCGACCGGTGTACGGCTTAAGCCGTACGGTGCTGGAAAAGCCGTACGTTGTCTGAGCTGGAGTTTTGGGGGTCCGGGTACGGCTTGTAGGGCTCGGGAGCGGGTTTCTCCTCGGGCGGGCAGTAGCGCCGCCAGGCGTCCTCGAACGCGGTTCGGTGGAAGCCTTTGACCCGGCCGGTGGGCGGCTCGAACGTGATGTTCTCCGAGGCGATCTCATACTCCTTGAGCAGCACGCCGAGCTTCATCGCGGTCAGGCCGACGCCGTTGTACTCGGCCCACGGCCCCTCGGGTAACGCCTTGAGCCGCTCCAGCAGCACCGTGCTCGGCATGCCCTCGAAGCCGGCGAACACGGTGCGGCAGTCGATCAGGACCCGGAGGCGGTCGGAGTATTTGGCGTCGCCCTCGCGGGTGGCGTTGAGCGCTTGCGCGGCGCGGCGGGCGCGGTCGGGCCAGTTGGCGCCGGCGAGGTCGGCGACCGCGATCAGCGGCTCCCACGTGTCGGCGGCCCGGTCCTCCAGCGGCATCTCGGGTTCGGCGTTCTCCAGCTCGGTCAGGTTCGGCCGCAGCCATGAGGCCAGATCGGAGGCGAGGCGCCGCAGGACCGGGCCGTCGCGCTTGGACCGGAACGGGGCGACCTTCTCCGCGGCGGTGCGGCGGCGCATCTTCACGATCACGGCCCGGTCCTCGATCGTGTCGGGCATCGACCCGATCCCGGCCAGGGCGGCCATGCAGAAGGTGGGGATCTTTTCCAGCTCGCGGGTCTGGTGGTTCCACCGGATCGTCGGCCGGCCGCGCTGGTGGCCGGCGATGAGCAGGCCGCGAAGGTCCTCGTTGGCCTCGGCCTGTTTGCCGCCGAAGATCGTGTCGGCTTCGTCGAGCAGGATCGTGGGCGGGTCGGTCTCGGTGATCGAGCGGAAGATCGCCGCGGTGGAGGCGTTGACCGTCATCAGGGGCCGGTAGCAGGTGCCATCGACGACGTCGAGCAGCCGGGACTTGCCGCACCGCTTCTCCGGGGCCTTGATCACAAGGCGGGGTGCGTGGGTCCACGCGTCTTGTGCGTGGGTGGCGGCGATCCACAGCACGGTGGCGTCGAGTGTTTCCGGGTTCGGCATGATCAGGTATTTGGTGATGACCTGGTGGAGGCGGTCGAGGATGGCCGCTCCGTCGGTGGTCGGGTCGGGTTCGGTCATGCGGCTACCCCTTCGATCGGTACCGCCTGGGCGCGGAATCCGCCGGTGACCGCGGTGGTGATGTTGTAGTGGGACTGTTCGGCGCGCTGGCCGGCGGCGTAGAGCGCGGCCCATGCGTCGGCCTCGCTGATGACGCCGGCGGCGACCATGCGGGCAACCCCGCGCGGCGCCGTAGAGGGTGACCCGGCGCCGACCGGTCGGGGCGCGGTCGACGGCGCGTAGGTGTGCGGCGAGCAGGGCGGCGAGGTCTGAGATGAGCCCGCCGCTGGTGGCCGGGGTCAGGGTGGCCGGGGGGCTCACAGCCGGCGGCGCCTCCGGCGGCCGGCACGCGGCGATCAGCGGCGGGCTCATCTCAATCACCGGCCGGTCCCCGAGCAGCCGGTACGGGCGCCGGGTGCCCGGGTGGATCGAGGGCGGGGCTACGACGTACCCGCCGTCAGCCTTGACGTCGATACCGGGATGTCCGCGGTGATCGAGGTTCTTGACAAGCGGCCCGCCGGGGTCGCGGTAGTACAGGTGCCAGCCACCCGAGCCGGTGGCCACGCATCGAGTCGGCGCCATTAACTCGGGCACCAGTGCGCCGCCGTTGCGCGGGTCGATGTCGATCACCGCCAGCCCGGAGGCGGCGCCCGTACGGAGGGCCAACAGTCCGCCTCGGACGATCGCGTGCATGGCGCGGATCCGGTGAGGGTCGGTGGTGGCGGCGTAAAAGCCGTGGCAGGTCAGGTGCCCGCACCCAACCCGGTCGTGGTCGGGGTCGTCGGTAGAGCAGTCACGGCAGTTGGCCACGGGACGTTTGGTACGGCCGAGCAGGAAGACGGGCAGGCCCTCGCCGGCGAGGGCGAGCGCCGCGGACAGCAGCGGATCGGCGTCGGGCACGGCACGGGGATACCGACCTTCCGCGGCTATGCGAGCAGCGCGGATGGACGAACCGTGCTCGGCTCATGCTGGAGCTGCGAGGCGCCGCGCGTCGGATGAACCGTGGGCTCTTGCCGGACGACACAAGCCTGAAGCGGATGATCCGTGAATGGGTACACGGGCGACGCGGTCTCTCCCAGGAGTACGCGGACCTCTTCGCGGAGGTCTTCGGTGTGCCGTTCGCCGCTGGTAAACCGAGCACTGTGCCGCCCGCGCCGGTCAACGACAACGCGGACTTGGCTGCACGCCTCAGCGCCGCCGAGTCCCTGGATAGCCCGCTGGTGACGCTGCTAGAAGCGCAAACGGACTCCTATAGGGCGATCGACCGCCAGCTAGGAGCAGGGCGACTTTTGCAGCAGAGTGAGGCGCACGTTGCGCAGATGACGGACCTCTGGCGGTATGCCCTGCCCGGGCCGCATCGCGAAGCGCTGGCCGCCGCGGTCGCTGAGGCGTCAGCGTTGGCAGGCTGGCAGGCCCTTGATCTGGGCGACTCCCATAAGGCTTGGTCGCTGCATGAAACCGCGAAGTCGGCGGCGCGGGAGAGCGGGAGTCCATCGATCGTCGCGCACGTCACGGCGCAGCAGGCATATGCGCTGCTCGACCTCGACCGACCCCAACAGGCCGTATCGCTGATCCAGCACGCGCGAACGGGGGCCGGCGGTCAAGTACCGGCGATGCTTCAGTCGTGGCTCTGGGCTGCCGAGGCCAAGGCGCTAGCCGCATCCGGCGCCGCCGGTCCGGCGCAGGCCGCTCTCGATCAAGCTGGCCGCACGCTGTCCGGTCACGACTCAGACGACGGCCTTCCGTACCTGTTCCTCAATGATGTTCACCTCGCCCGTCGGCGAGGGCACTGCCTCGCTCGACTCGGCAAGGTGGAGGCCGTGCAGGAACCTACCGACGCCGTGAAGCGCCTCGATCCGACCTTCACGCGGGCGGCGGCCGGCCTCCGTTACGATCTCGCCCTGGCCTACTCCGTACGCGGCCACCACGAGGAAGCGCGGGCCGAGGCTCGCGTTGCTGAGGCGCTAGACGGGCTGTTCGGTAAGAAAATCAGCGCTGGGGAGGACAAAGTACTTCCGATTTGGCATCACATCTCTAAGGATGAGGTCGAACGGCAGGCGCCGATGCTCGGCGGTATTCTGGCACTCAATTCAGCCGTCATGACAATAGAGGAAATGGCGACTGCCCTTGCCGATGTAGTCAATGGCTAGGGAGGAGCGATATGGCCTCGGGCCTGGCCGGCAGTTAGACGAGGTCGTACGAAGTGGAGATGTGACGACGACGCGGTGACCAAGGCGCGGGGCCCACCCTTTGCCTAGATGCTAAGGCCTCTGTCGCATCGATCCGACTCTGATGTCAGGTGCCGGACCGCGGCTTCGGAGGCATACTATGCCGATGTCGGAGGATTCGGGCCGCCCATGGCGCGCAGGTCGGTGGCAGCGGGAACATGTTGCAGCGTGGCAGGAATGGCGTACGTCGACAACGTCGTTGTACCGCCCCCGCCTACTGCGTCTGACCGGGGTCACAAATGATCTTTTTCGTCAACGTCTACTCTGGTCGCCCACCGCTGCCCAGATTGTGCGCGAACTCGCAACTGTATTAGAAAGTTGCGACTCGCTCCGCTTTGAGTCGGAGGCTCATACCGTTCCGTACGCGATGTGGCATTTGGCCGATAGGTACGGCCGAGTAGCACAGGTATTGGATCGCCTCTGGCTTTACGGTCATATTCCAATGCGACGCAACGGTGTATCAGTTCTTGAGGTCGGCGCTGGTCCGGCCCCTGCGCTCTTCGCGATCTCTGATTTTTATGACGATCTGCGGGCTTGGCTTACATCGATTGAGGGCGCACCGGCGATATCGCCGGTGGCTGTGCCGCATTCTATTGACCGCGGAGCGGCATGGTCCTCCCTGCTACATGAAGTTTCCGAAATGCTCATGATGCGAGACCCTACGCATTCCGTGTCGGCGGTGCCTTTCAGAATTACATATAACGACCTTGCTGGTTTCTCAGTCGCTTCCCAGTATCAAGATGCGATACGGGAGAAAGCCTGGATGATTGAGAACGAGTTCGAACGCGCTGGAGAGGACATATCCTCTGAGTGGGCCCGAAAATTTGCGATGGAAGAAGGCGTCAACGTTCCTTCTCGCTACGACATCATAGTTCTCTGCAACTTCTTAACGAATACCTCGATGCCGACCAACTTTGAGGCGGAGCTTAAGGATCTCGCACAGTCTCTAACGCCAGGAGGGCTACTAATCGTTCTCGGCGCGACGCGTGGTTCGTATCCTCGCATCTATGGCCGACTGCACGAAATAGTAGCCTCGACGAGGCTTCGTCTGGTTGATGGGCTCGATGACCCAATCCAAGCGCACGAAGATACTTGGACTCAAAACATTGTAGGCGCGCATTTGCGAGCGAGCGTTGCGTTTGCTTCGGCCGCTGAGCCAGAGCAGTTCGCGCATGTTGCTGGCAAGTTGAAGAAGTATGCGCCGGGTGTAGTTGATCCGTTTGTCAAATTGCGTTTCCCCGAATTCCGAGCACTGGTTTGGAAGAATGAGTGGGAGTCTCGCCGGAGAGGCTAAATTCCAAGAAGGTCGGCGCTGTGGTCACCAATCGCACGGGCCCAGGGCTCCCAGCAGCACTGCTCGACGACCTCAAGAGTCCTCACGTCCTGTTGCGCGTCTACGCATGGGTCCTGTGCCGTCCGGGGCCATCTGGGGACCACACGTCATGCGCGTTGAAGCACTGACCGCCCGTCGGGTCACGTTAGCCGGTGGCTCGCATCGCGCGTGACGTGCGGAAACGTCTACTCCAACGGCCTGGGGGCCAAGGGGTCGCAGGTTCAAATCCTGTCAGCCCGACAGTGCGAAGATGCAGGTCAGAAGGCCGGTCCGGTTCTGAGGGCCGGCCTTCCGCGTGTCTTGTGGACTACGGGGGTCAAGCGCTCCGCGCGGTACTGCACCTTGACCGCTGGTCAAGCGTAAGTGGTGATCGCGAATGGACGCCATGGGCCGAGGCTGCTGGTGAAGCCGGTCCGTCACCTCGACTCATAGACTTGCCCCTTTGGCAAGTAACAGACGTCAATGCGACAAAGTTCTGGACGGCCTTTCAGGACCGAATGAAGATTCGCTTGTTAGCTGAAAGTATCTTTTTGATTACGGAGCGGAATGAGCAGTCCAGGGGAACAGTCTTCCGTGGATGCCCAAGAGAGCTATAAGGCAGTTACCAAGGATTACGAGCTAGCCTCAGATAGATTGAGGCAGGCTAAATCGACCCGTACGGCTTACTGG from the Paractinoplanes abujensis genome contains:
- a CDS encoding DUF3631 domain-containing protein, translated to MPDADPLLSAALALAGEGLPVFLLGRTKRPVANCRDCSTDDPDHDRVGCGHLTCHGFYAATTDPHRIRAMHAIVRGGLLALRTGAASGLAVIDIDPRNGGALVPELMAPTRCVATGSGGWHLYYRDPGGPLVKNLDHRGHPGIDVKADGGYVVAPPSIHPGTRRPYRLLGDRPVIEMSPPLIAACRPPEAPPAVSPPATLTPATSGGLISDLAALLAAHLRAVDRAPTGRRRVTLYGAARGCPHGRRRRHQRGRRMGRALRRRPARRTVPLQHHHRGHRRIPRPGGTDRRGSRMTEPDPTTDGAAILDRLHQVITKYLIMPNPETLDATVLWIAATHAQDAWTHAPRLVIKAPEKRCGKSRLLDVVDGTCYRPLMTVNASTAAIFRSITETDPPTILLDEADTIFGGKQAEANEDLRGLLIAGHQRGRPTIRWNHQTRELEKIPTFCMAALAGIGSMPDTIEDRAVIVKMRRRTAAEKVAPFRSKRDGPVLRRLASDLASWLRPNLTELENAEPEMPLEDRAADTWEPLIAVADLAGANWPDRARRAAQALNATREGDAKYSDRLRVLIDCRTVFAGFEGMPSTVLLERLKALPEGPWAEYNGVGLTAMKLGVLLKEYEIASENITFEPPTGRVKGFHRTAFEDAWRRYCPPEEKPAPEPYKPYPDPQNSSSDNVRLFQHRTA